One genomic window of Nakamurella panacisegetis includes the following:
- a CDS encoding cysteine desulfurase family protein, whose amino-acid sequence MTYLDHAATTPVLPAVVAAMTAAIGQCGNASSLHSSGRAARRRVEESRESIARDLGARPSEVIFTSGGTESDNLAVAGIYRARVGADPARRRILASPVEHHAVLDVLEYLQAHEGAVIGWLEVDDYGRVHADTLAAAIAEDPADVALVTVMWANNEVGTVNPIRELAQVAHVHGIPLHTDAVQALGQVPVDFGRSGADAMTITGHKVGGPTGVGVLLLSRDVKVVPILHGGGQERGVRSGTLDVAGIIGLAVAVADAQALRPERAVMLGQLRDHLVERVRELIPDVVLAGDPGQSLVDSGPSRLPGNAHLRFPGCDGDSLLMLLDARGIECSTGSACTAGVARPSHVLLAMGIPESEARGALRFSLGHTSTAADVQAVLDAIGPVVERARKAALAGARRRA is encoded by the coding sequence ATGACCTACCTCGACCACGCCGCAACCACCCCGGTCCTTCCGGCGGTGGTCGCTGCAATGACCGCGGCCATCGGTCAGTGTGGCAACGCCTCGTCCCTGCACAGCTCCGGCCGGGCCGCTCGTCGCCGGGTCGAGGAGTCCCGCGAGTCGATCGCTCGTGATCTCGGAGCTCGTCCCAGCGAGGTCATCTTCACCTCCGGGGGGACCGAGTCCGACAACCTGGCCGTCGCCGGCATCTATCGGGCGAGGGTCGGTGCCGACCCGGCCCGACGGCGCATCCTGGCCTCTCCGGTGGAACACCACGCCGTCCTGGATGTGCTCGAGTACCTGCAGGCCCACGAGGGAGCCGTCATCGGCTGGCTCGAGGTGGACGACTACGGGCGCGTGCACGCCGACACCCTGGCCGCGGCGATCGCCGAGGATCCGGCTGACGTTGCCCTGGTCACCGTGATGTGGGCCAATAACGAGGTCGGGACGGTCAACCCGATCCGTGAACTGGCCCAGGTGGCGCACGTCCACGGGATTCCGCTGCACACCGATGCCGTCCAGGCGCTCGGACAGGTACCGGTCGACTTCGGGCGCAGCGGGGCCGATGCCATGACGATCACCGGACACAAAGTCGGCGGTCCGACCGGCGTCGGGGTGCTGCTGTTGTCCCGGGACGTCAAGGTGGTGCCGATCCTGCACGGCGGCGGTCAGGAGCGGGGAGTCCGTTCAGGCACCCTCGACGTCGCCGGGATCATCGGTCTGGCCGTGGCCGTGGCCGATGCCCAGGCCCTTCGGCCCGAGCGGGCCGTCATGTTGGGCCAACTGCGCGACCACCTGGTCGAGCGCGTTCGCGAGTTGATACCCGACGTTGTGCTGGCCGGCGATCCGGGTCAGAGCCTGGTCGATTCCGGTCCGTCCCGGTTGCCCGGCAACGCCCATCTGCGGTTCCCGGGCTGTGATGGCGATTCACTGCTGATGTTGCTCGATGCCCGCGGCATCGAGTGTTCCACCGGTTCGGCCTGCACGGCCGGGGTGGCCCGGCCGTCCCACGTGTTGCTGGCGATGGGGATCCCGGAGTCCGAGGCCCGCGGCGCGCTCCGGTTCTCTCTTGGTCACACCTCGACCGCGGCCGACGTGCAGGCGGTCCTGGACGCGATCGGTCCGGTGGTCGAACGGGCCCGGAAAGCCGCGCTGGCCGGCGCCCGGAGGCGGGCATGA
- a CDS encoding GNAT family N-acetyltransferase encodes MTLDVRTITEDELPAFSAAWGLGFLHPTEDAEADAKARRGGTVLDRTWAGFDGDRIVATTRSFPVALTVPGGAAVDVSAITSVSTLSTHRRRGLATRLMTADLGAARARGEVAAVLHASEWGIYGRFGFGPASSECTLVVDAAAQLREPVAGSAELVDRDTARALLPEIYAGYLAATSGEISRNDWAFDLSLGILRLPSRDRVKPGFHVIVRDVEGRAVGFCRYEVEDRWEQSRARHLVSSSLFVAVNDTGTALLWQHLLSLDLVAEIRVEVRPVDDPLPYLVTDGRQVRRHEPIDSLWLRLLDVPAALSARRYRTSGRLMLEVADRLGYGAGRFVLSVADGAATCEPTDEPADLTMDISTLSSLYLGGVGAKTLHRAGLIEVGDPALADVADTMFGWGTAPSCTTMF; translated from the coding sequence ATGACCTTGGACGTACGCACCATCACCGAAGACGAGTTGCCGGCGTTCAGCGCGGCCTGGGGGCTCGGGTTCCTGCACCCCACCGAGGACGCTGAGGCCGATGCCAAGGCCCGCCGCGGCGGCACGGTGCTCGATCGGACCTGGGCCGGTTTCGACGGCGACCGGATCGTCGCGACGACCCGTTCGTTCCCGGTCGCGCTGACCGTCCCGGGCGGCGCGGCCGTCGACGTCAGCGCCATCACGTCGGTCAGCACCCTGTCCACCCACCGCCGGCGGGGCCTGGCTACCCGCCTGATGACGGCCGACCTCGGCGCCGCGCGGGCCCGCGGCGAGGTCGCGGCCGTGCTGCACGCCTCGGAGTGGGGGATCTACGGCCGTTTCGGCTTCGGGCCGGCCAGTTCCGAATGCACCCTCGTGGTTGACGCCGCGGCGCAGCTGCGGGAGCCGGTGGCCGGTTCGGCCGAACTCGTCGACCGGGACACCGCCCGGGCCCTGCTGCCGGAGATCTACGCGGGCTACCTGGCGGCGACGTCGGGCGAGATCTCCCGGAACGACTGGGCGTTCGACCTGAGCCTCGGAATCCTCCGGCTACCCAGCCGGGATCGCGTCAAGCCCGGCTTCCACGTGATCGTGCGGGACGTCGAGGGCCGCGCGGTCGGGTTCTGCCGGTACGAGGTCGAGGACCGGTGGGAGCAGAGCCGGGCCCGGCACCTGGTCAGCTCCTCCCTGTTCGTCGCGGTGAACGACACCGGGACGGCCTTGCTCTGGCAGCACCTGCTGAGTCTGGACCTGGTGGCCGAGATCCGGGTCGAGGTGAGGCCCGTCGACGATCCGCTGCCGTACCTGGTGACCGACGGCCGGCAGGTCCGGCGCCACGAGCCGATCGATTCGCTGTGGCTGCGTCTGCTCGACGTTCCGGCCGCGCTGTCGGCCCGGCGGTATCGGACGAGTGGCCGGCTGATGCTGGAGGTGGCCGACCGGCTGGGCTACGGCGCCGGGCGGTTCGTGCTGTCGGTCGCGGACGGAGCGGCCACCTGTGAGCCGACCGATGAACCGGCCGATCTGACCATGGACATCAGCACCCTGTCCTCGCTGTACCTGGGTGGGGTGGGGGCCAAGACCCTCCACCGGGCCGGTCTGATCGAGGTCGGCGACCCGGCACTGGCCGACGTGGCCGACACGATGTTCGGGTGGGGGACCGCGCCCAGTTGCACCACGATGTTCTGA
- a CDS encoding lysophospholipid acyltransferase family protein has translation MSEVSTTRYLTRAVQLTVALTVGAVFIAVCSSVPGPGRAGRGSWAQHKASRWVLRAVGVRLSVHGAPRSGPSLVVGNHVSWLDILALSASAPMRMVAKSEVARWPLIGRSAARTGTLFLERKRLRELPQAVADMTAALRSGSRVQVFPEATTRCGGALDRFHRAPFQAAINAGVVISPVTVQYLDGDDAGITSAAFVGDETLASSVRRVLRTPRTTVQVHWLRPIPAIAGTGRDHVDRARVAALAQNAVARNLGLPVRRPDGVAAVPTVGRVLGPDGVRALAG, from the coding sequence ATGTCGGAGGTCAGCACCACTCGCTACCTGACGCGCGCCGTGCAGTTGACGGTTGCGCTCACCGTCGGTGCCGTATTCATCGCGGTGTGCTCGAGTGTGCCGGGTCCCGGGCGAGCCGGAAGGGGATCGTGGGCGCAACACAAGGCGTCTCGCTGGGTCCTGCGGGCGGTCGGCGTGCGCCTGTCGGTGCACGGCGCTCCGCGGTCCGGGCCGAGCCTGGTCGTCGGCAATCACGTGTCGTGGCTGGACATCCTGGCCCTGTCGGCGTCGGCCCCGATGCGCATGGTGGCGAAATCCGAAGTCGCTCGATGGCCGCTGATCGGCCGTTCCGCCGCTCGAACCGGCACCCTGTTCCTGGAGCGGAAGCGGCTCCGCGAGCTGCCCCAAGCGGTCGCCGACATGACGGCGGCCTTGAGGTCCGGATCCAGGGTGCAGGTGTTCCCGGAGGCCACGACGCGGTGTGGCGGGGCGCTGGATCGGTTCCACCGCGCGCCGTTCCAGGCCGCGATCAACGCCGGAGTGGTGATCTCGCCGGTCACCGTGCAGTACCTGGACGGTGACGACGCGGGTATCACCTCGGCGGCGTTTGTCGGAGACGAGACCCTCGCGTCCAGCGTGCGGCGGGTGCTCCGGACTCCGCGCACGACGGTGCAGGTGCACTGGCTGCGTCCGATCCCGGCCATCGCCGGAACCGGACGCGATCACGTCGATCGCGCTCGGGTGGCCGCGCTTGCGCAGAACGCGGTGGCCAGGAACCTGGGCCTGCCGGTGCGGCGCCCCGACGGAGTGGCCGCCGTGCCGACGGTTGGCCGCGTGCTCGGCCCGGACGGGGTGCGGGCGCTCGCCGGTTGA
- a CDS encoding GNAT family N-acetyltransferase has product MTTTELQTKANQLIDAPPVNGYHVALAADAADVLAAQRLRYDVFATEGGADTPGPAGLDVDPFDDLCDHLLVRASGPSADPGEVVATYRLLPPHANDSSPRGHGLYSHTEFDLTALEGILDRTVEAGRSCVAAEHRTAAPISLLWGGIARYMQLTGYRYLMGCASIPLTDGGSAAASFADLAAERYAAPPALRCRPRREFEVAGIARRRTDAVPPLLRGYLRLGAVVCGPPAFDPDFGTADFLVLLDLQTANRRYLRFFLGADDVNLLRDAR; this is encoded by the coding sequence GTGACCACCACAGAGTTGCAGACGAAGGCCAACCAGCTGATCGACGCTCCACCTGTCAACGGTTATCACGTCGCGCTGGCCGCTGATGCGGCCGATGTGCTCGCCGCCCAACGACTCCGGTACGACGTCTTCGCCACCGAAGGCGGGGCGGACACTCCGGGGCCGGCCGGCCTGGACGTCGATCCGTTCGACGACCTGTGCGACCACCTGCTCGTCCGGGCCTCCGGCCCCTCGGCCGATCCCGGCGAGGTCGTCGCCACCTACCGGCTGCTTCCGCCGCACGCCAACGATTCCAGTCCCCGCGGACACGGCCTCTACTCCCACACCGAGTTCGACCTCACCGCACTCGAGGGCATCCTCGACCGCACGGTCGAGGCCGGCCGTTCCTGTGTCGCGGCGGAACACCGGACGGCCGCGCCGATCTCGTTGTTGTGGGGCGGCATCGCCCGGTACATGCAACTGACCGGGTACCGCTATCTGATGGGCTGCGCCTCCATTCCGCTCACCGACGGCGGCTCCGCCGCAGCCTCTTTCGCGGATCTGGCCGCCGAGCGGTACGCCGCGCCGCCGGCCCTCCGATGTCGACCGCGCAGGGAGTTCGAGGTCGCCGGAATCGCCCGGCGGCGGACGGACGCGGTGCCCCCGTTGCTGCGCGGCTATCTGCGTCTCGGGGCCGTGGTGTGCGGGCCGCCGGCGTTCGACCCCGATTTCGGAACCGCCGATTTCCTGGTCCTCCTGGACCTGCAGACGGCGAACCGGCGCTATCTGCGGTTCTTTCTCGGCGCCGATGACGTCAACCTGCTCCGGGACGCCCGATGA
- a CDS encoding FAD-binding protein encodes MSEVLVLVEHVDNALRKVTLELLAAASALGSPSAVVVGAPGTAAALADQLAAAGASKIYAAESVDPTRVLLTGQVAALAAAAAAAGDPAAVLVASTFDGREIAGRLAVRLDSGLLADVVGVELEGGAVVATQSVFGGAYTTRYAVTRGVPVISVRANSIEGAAPAVTAPEIVPLETEAGPAVTTVVQWLPEEQGDRPELGGAKVVVSGGRGVGSADNFHVVEELADTLGGAVGASRAAVDSGYYPHQFQVGQTGTTVSPQLYIALGISGAIQHRAGMQTSKTIVAVNKDPDAPIFEIADYGVVGDLFTVAPQLASEIKARKG; translated from the coding sequence ATGAGTGAAGTTCTGGTTCTCGTCGAACACGTCGACAACGCGTTGCGCAAGGTGACCCTGGAGCTGCTGGCGGCCGCGTCCGCGTTGGGGTCCCCGTCCGCGGTGGTGGTCGGTGCCCCGGGTACCGCCGCCGCCCTGGCCGATCAGCTGGCCGCGGCCGGCGCGAGCAAGATCTACGCGGCGGAGTCGGTGGACCCGACCCGGGTCCTGCTCACCGGGCAGGTCGCCGCGCTGGCCGCCGCCGCGGCCGCGGCCGGCGATCCAGCGGCGGTGCTGGTCGCCTCCACCTTCGACGGCCGGGAGATCGCCGGCCGGCTCGCGGTGCGGTTGGACTCCGGTCTGCTGGCCGACGTCGTCGGGGTCGAGCTCGAGGGCGGCGCCGTGGTGGCGACGCAGTCGGTGTTCGGCGGCGCCTACACCACGAGGTACGCGGTGACCCGGGGTGTTCCGGTGATCTCGGTGCGGGCCAACTCCATCGAGGGGGCGGCCCCGGCCGTCACCGCACCCGAGATCGTCCCCCTGGAGACCGAGGCCGGCCCGGCGGTGACCACCGTCGTGCAATGGCTGCCCGAGGAGCAGGGCGATCGCCCCGAACTCGGCGGCGCGAAGGTCGTCGTCTCCGGTGGCCGCGGGGTCGGTTCGGCCGACAACTTCCACGTGGTGGAGGAGCTGGCCGACACGCTGGGCGGCGCCGTCGGCGCGTCCAGGGCGGCGGTGGACTCCGGGTACTACCCACACCAGTTCCAGGTCGGGCAGACCGGCACCACCGTCTCCCCGCAGCTGTACATCGCGTTGGGTATCTCCGGTGCCATCCAGCACCGCGCCGGGATGCAGACCTCGAAGACGATCGTCGCGGTCAACAAGGATCCCGACGCCCCCATCTTCGAGATCGCCGACTACGGCGTCGTCGGTGACCTGTTCACCGTCGCCCCCCAACTCGCCTCGGAGATCAAGGCTCGCAAGGGCTGA
- a CDS encoding electron transfer flavoprotein subunit beta/FixA family protein produces the protein MDIAVLVKQVPDTYSERKLREGDWVLDRDAADAVIDEIDSKGVEIGLQLTEAHGGTVTVVTMGPDRATETLRKALAMGAHKAVHINDAALAGSDALQTSAALAAALKTLNVDLIITGNEATDGRTASMPAMLAERLGLPAVTSVVSIAVEGSTLSAERVVEGGSAKVSASLPAVVSVNEKIGEPRYPNFKGIMAAKSKPVTTLSAADLGLDAGSLGLANASTQVVSGAPRPAKSAGEKVVDDGTGGTRIADYLVAQRLV, from the coding sequence ATGGACATTGCAGTTCTGGTCAAGCAGGTGCCTGATACGTATTCCGAGCGCAAGCTGCGCGAGGGCGATTGGGTCCTGGACCGTGATGCGGCCGATGCCGTGATCGACGAGATCGATTCCAAGGGGGTGGAGATCGGTCTGCAGTTGACCGAGGCCCACGGTGGGACGGTGACGGTGGTGACGATGGGTCCGGACCGGGCCACCGAGACCCTGCGCAAGGCGTTGGCCATGGGCGCCCACAAGGCGGTGCACATCAATGACGCGGCGTTGGCCGGGTCGGACGCGTTGCAGACGTCGGCGGCGTTGGCGGCTGCGTTGAAGACGTTGAACGTGGATCTGATCATCACCGGGAACGAGGCGACCGACGGCCGGACGGCGTCGATGCCGGCGATGCTGGCCGAACGGCTGGGGCTGCCCGCGGTGACGTCGGTGGTCTCGATCGCGGTCGAGGGGTCCACCCTGTCCGCGGAGCGGGTGGTGGAGGGCGGGTCGGCGAAGGTGTCGGCGTCGCTGCCGGCGGTGGTGTCGGTGAACGAGAAGATCGGCGAGCCTCGGTACCCGAACTTCAAGGGCATCATGGCCGCCAAATCCAAGCCGGTCACCACGTTGTCCGCGGCCGATCTGGGCCTGGACGCCGGTTCGCTGGGACTGGCCAATGCCTCCACCCAGGTGGTGTCGGGCGCCCCTCGGCCGGCCAAGTCCGCCGGCGAGAAGGTCGTCGACGACGGCACCGGCGGCACCAGGATCGCCGACTACCTCGTCGCGCAGCGACTCGTCTGA
- a CDS encoding nucleoside hydrolase yields the protein MSPIPVIMDVDTGIDDAMSLLFAVRHPGIDLRAVTCVVGNTGVEQVAANTRYVLDAAGAPDIPVARGSARPMLVPPADASHVHGVDGLGGFSRPSDRRMSRLSAVELLRRELMAAVGTGEKITLVPSAPLTNIALLLRTHPEVAAGIERILFMGGSASVGNATATAEFNIWHDPEAAAVALTAAGELDIPVTMYGLDVFNDVVISRSEAARLRSRLDPAAQLAGSLIEFACDTFDADTATIGDAGTVCAVVDPDGLRTERFPVQVELSRGLARGQTVVDRRTWIGDLKADPQQTRPTMVDVALEVDGRRYADLWLATISA from the coding sequence ATGAGCCCGATTCCGGTGATCATGGACGTGGACACCGGCATCGATGATGCCATGTCCCTCCTCTTCGCGGTCCGTCATCCCGGCATCGACCTGCGCGCGGTGACCTGCGTCGTCGGTAACACGGGAGTGGAGCAGGTGGCGGCCAACACGCGGTACGTGCTCGACGCCGCGGGGGCACCGGACATCCCGGTGGCCCGCGGGTCGGCGCGGCCGATGCTGGTACCCCCGGCCGACGCCAGCCACGTCCACGGCGTGGACGGCCTGGGCGGATTCTCCCGCCCGTCCGACCGCCGGATGAGCCGGCTGAGCGCGGTCGAACTGCTGCGCCGCGAGCTGATGGCAGCGGTCGGGACGGGCGAGAAGATCACGCTGGTCCCCAGCGCTCCGCTGACCAACATCGCGTTGTTGCTGCGGACCCATCCCGAGGTGGCCGCCGGCATCGAACGGATCCTGTTCATGGGCGGGTCCGCGTCGGTCGGGAACGCAACGGCGACCGCGGAGTTCAACATCTGGCACGACCCGGAAGCCGCGGCCGTGGCGCTGACCGCGGCCGGCGAACTCGACATCCCGGTGACGATGTACGGGCTCGACGTGTTCAACGACGTGGTGATCTCCCGGTCCGAGGCGGCCCGCCTGCGGTCGCGACTGGACCCGGCCGCGCAATTGGCCGGCTCGCTCATCGAATTCGCCTGCGACACGTTCGACGCCGACACCGCCACCATCGGCGATGCCGGGACCGTCTGCGCCGTGGTCGACCCTGACGGCCTGCGGACCGAACGGTTCCCGGTGCAGGTCGAACTGAGCCGCGGGCTGGCCCGCGGACAGACCGTGGTCGACCGCCGCACCTGGATCGGCGACCTGAAGGCGGATCCGCAGCAGACCCGCCCGACGATGGTCGACGTCGCCCTGGAGGTCGACGGCCGCCGTTATGCCGACCTGTGGCTGGCGACCATCAGCGCCTGA
- a CDS encoding nucleoside deaminase, whose product MSQTTPSATDLEHLAAAVAAARKGRSEGGIPIGAALVVDGEILATGSNQRVQLGSAIRHGETDCLENAGRLPARVYAKATMVTTLSPCDMCTGAILLYKIPRVIVGENRTFRGAEDLLRSRGVEVIVVDDPACVQMMTDFIDEEPELWNEDIGV is encoded by the coding sequence ATGAGCCAGACCACCCCCAGCGCAACCGATCTGGAACATCTCGCCGCCGCCGTGGCCGCGGCCCGGAAGGGCCGGTCCGAGGGAGGTATCCCGATCGGGGCGGCGTTGGTGGTCGACGGCGAGATCCTGGCCACCGGTTCCAATCAGCGCGTGCAGCTGGGCAGCGCCATTCGTCACGGCGAGACCGACTGCCTGGAGAACGCCGGCCGCCTTCCGGCCCGCGTGTACGCCAAAGCCACCATGGTGACGACATTGTCGCCCTGCGACATGTGTACCGGGGCGATCCTGCTCTACAAGATCCCGCGGGTCATCGTGGGGGAGAACCGCACCTTCCGCGGGGCCGAGGACCTGCTGCGCAGCCGGGGCGTCGAGGTGATCGTGGTCGACGACCCGGCCTGCGTGCAGATGATGACCGACTTCATCGACGAGGAGCCCGAGCTCTGGAACGAGGACATCGGCGTCTGA
- a CDS encoding endonuclease/exonuclease/phosphatase family protein, whose translation MRTDPELPRDRRSPRLGLRTILPVAALVGAGVRPERLGLSTTPYVLHALSFRGPLSLLLASAGLAVLRGGTTTPGRTRTTAGLALALAGLGQAGIVARRGWACRPVPGRADLVAISLNTLGGAATPEQVAALVLAELPATSSVMVSLPETSPADAARIADRLAAAGHPFQAFSTTEGPRRFDTTSLLLSENLGSYQQVPAPLMLLGAVLATPRSGSGPTFAAVHPGAPVAAVGYPEWATYVSRAVDLCRSNPDSVVAGDFNATIDHGPMRHLEPSFDAAVRAGRGAEGTWPAAFPAPLAAPIDHVLVNGGYDVLGSRTVRVGASDHRAVIVRLRRR comes from the coding sequence ATGCGGACCGACCCCGAACTGCCCCGCGACCGCCGGTCGCCGCGACTCGGCCTGCGCACGATCCTGCCCGTGGCCGCCCTGGTCGGCGCCGGGGTGCGGCCGGAACGCCTCGGACTGTCGACGACACCGTATGTACTGCATGCCCTTTCGTTTCGCGGCCCGCTGAGCCTGCTGCTCGCCTCGGCCGGCCTCGCCGTCCTGCGGGGCGGAACGACCACCCCCGGCCGGACCAGGACGACCGCCGGCCTGGCCCTGGCTCTAGCCGGCCTCGGGCAGGCCGGCATCGTCGCCCGCCGTGGCTGGGCCTGCCGGCCGGTTCCCGGACGGGCGGATCTGGTGGCCATCAGCCTCAACACGCTGGGTGGCGCCGCGACGCCGGAGCAGGTGGCCGCACTGGTACTCGCCGAACTCCCGGCCACCTCGTCGGTCATGGTGTCGCTACCGGAGACCTCGCCCGCCGATGCCGCCCGCATCGCGGACCGCCTGGCCGCCGCCGGACACCCGTTCCAGGCGTTCTCGACCACCGAGGGACCACGCCGGTTCGACACCACGAGTCTGCTGCTCAGTGAGAATCTGGGCTCCTACCAACAGGTTCCGGCCCCGCTGATGTTGCTCGGGGCCGTCCTCGCGACGCCCCGGTCCGGCTCCGGACCCACCTTCGCCGCCGTGCATCCCGGGGCCCCGGTGGCCGCGGTCGGGTACCCGGAGTGGGCGACCTACGTGTCACGCGCGGTGGACCTGTGCCGGTCGAACCCCGACTCGGTGGTCGCCGGTGACTTCAACGCCACCATCGACCACGGGCCGATGCGGCACCTGGAGCCGTCTTTCGACGCCGCGGTCCGGGCCGGCCGGGGGGCCGAGGGCACGTGGCCCGCCGCATTCCCGGCGCCGCTGGCCGCACCGATCGACCACGTCCTGGTCAACGGCGGCTACGACGTGCTGGGCAGCCGGACGGTACGGGTGGGCGCCAGCGACCACCGCGCCGTGATCGTGCGACTGCGCCGTCGCTGA
- a CDS encoding phytoene desaturase family protein: protein MRSGADRVLVVGGGHNGLVASILAARTGARVTLLEAADHLGGASVGSRVFAGHPVRLSRYSYLVSLMPQQLIDELGIDLTLLSRDVSSYTPYRRDGVPGGLLVERKPGPATSASFRALTGSDREFQAWQQFYAECAQMARVLAPALSGPMRTRSQVREAVVAAAGPQLWTDIFETPLGVGITRRFDDDLVRGVVATDGLIGTHTSLFDESLLANRCFLYHLIGRGTGEWLVPMGGMGAVAEALTARAVEVGVQIVTGARVVSAGEDTDGVRAATADGRDFAADVLLAAVAPMTVQQWLGRPAARPVGAQLKINMLLDRLPRLASGVDPAVAFAGTTHLEEGFDQLEAAYRDSAAGRISSPLPGEVYCHSLTDPSILNGHSGATLTLFGLHTPDALFREDPETARAQAAEAALAALQLHLAEPLTDCLARDANGRLCLDVASPLDVEASVGMPGGNIFHGDLSWPWLDDEVDPTPAQRFGTQVPGCTKILLAGAGTVRGGGVSGLGGAAAVDTLRAGRPTG from the coding sequence ATGCGGTCGGGTGCTGATCGGGTGCTGGTGGTCGGCGGCGGCCACAACGGTTTGGTCGCTTCCATTCTCGCCGCCCGGACGGGTGCGCGGGTCACCCTGCTCGAGGCGGCGGACCACCTGGGCGGGGCGAGCGTCGGCAGTCGTGTGTTCGCCGGCCACCCGGTCCGGTTGAGTCGCTACTCCTATCTCGTCTCACTGATGCCGCAGCAGCTGATCGACGAACTCGGTATCGACCTGACGCTCCTGTCGCGCGACGTGTCCTCCTACACCCCGTACCGGCGAGACGGAGTGCCCGGCGGCCTGCTGGTCGAACGCAAGCCCGGTCCGGCCACGTCCGCCTCGTTCCGTGCGCTGACCGGATCCGACCGCGAGTTTCAAGCGTGGCAGCAGTTCTACGCTGAGTGCGCGCAGATGGCGAGGGTGCTCGCCCCCGCTCTGTCGGGGCCGATGCGCACCCGCTCGCAGGTCAGGGAGGCCGTCGTCGCGGCGGCCGGCCCCCAGCTCTGGACGGACATCTTCGAGACTCCGCTCGGCGTCGGGATCACCCGCCGTTTCGACGACGACCTGGTCCGCGGGGTGGTGGCCACCGATGGCCTGATCGGCACGCACACCTCCCTGTTCGACGAGTCGTTGCTGGCCAACCGGTGTTTTCTCTACCACCTGATCGGCCGGGGGACCGGCGAGTGGTTGGTGCCCATGGGCGGGATGGGCGCGGTCGCCGAAGCGCTCACCGCCAGGGCGGTGGAGGTCGGGGTCCAGATCGTCACCGGGGCCCGAGTGGTCTCGGCCGGCGAGGACACCGACGGTGTGCGAGCGGCCACCGCCGACGGACGCGACTTCGCGGCCGATGTCCTGCTGGCCGCGGTGGCCCCGATGACTGTTCAGCAATGGCTCGGCCGGCCCGCGGCCCGTCCGGTCGGTGCGCAGCTGAAGATCAACATGTTGCTGGATCGGTTGCCTCGTCTGGCTTCCGGCGTCGACCCGGCGGTCGCCTTCGCCGGTACGACGCATCTCGAGGAAGGGTTCGACCAACTCGAAGCGGCGTACCGGGATTCGGCGGCCGGCCGGATTTCGTCGCCGCTCCCCGGTGAGGTCTATTGCCACTCGCTGACCGACCCGTCGATCCTGAACGGCCACTCCGGAGCCACCCTGACGCTGTTCGGGCTGCACACCCCCGACGCGCTGTTCCGCGAGGACCCGGAGACGGCTAGGGCGCAGGCGGCCGAGGCCGCCTTGGCCGCCCTGCAGCTGCACCTGGCCGAACCGCTCACCGATTGCCTGGCCCGCGACGCGAACGGCCGGCTCTGCCTGGACGTCGCCTCCCCGCTCGACGTCGAGGCCTCGGTGGGCATGCCCGGCGGCAACATCTTCCACGGCGACCTGAGCTGGCCGTGGCTCGACGACGAGGTCGACCCGACGCCCGCCCAGCGGTTCGGGACGCAGGTCCCTGGGTGCACGAAGATCCTGCTGGCCGGGGCCGGGACGGTGCGTGGCGGCGGGGTCTCCGGCTTGGGCGGCGCGGCCGCGGTCGACACCCTGCGCGCGGGTCGACCGACCGGTTGA
- a CDS encoding DUF4190 domain-containing protein, whose product MTTPDPYQPPPSDPHGYPTSGYPAGSGYPPPASQPPSTPPGYPGQGGYPGPDPIPGHLAGSPDTSGYPALPAPGGYGPPPAYPTGAYPPATSGYPPAYGTPGYCVPTYGVPMVPGYPVGPRNGMGTAALVLGIIGVVFCWNFIGFILGILAVIFGAVGLGRVKSGEATNRGAAMAGLVLGIIAAVLLIVVFVAVLGSVGFGIYTNS is encoded by the coding sequence ATGACCACGCCGGACCCGTATCAACCGCCCCCCTCCGACCCGCACGGGTATCCGACATCGGGTTATCCGGCGGGCAGCGGCTATCCGCCGCCCGCGTCGCAACCGCCGTCAACCCCGCCCGGGTACCCGGGTCAGGGCGGGTACCCCGGACCGGACCCGATCCCCGGCCATCTGGCCGGCTCCCCCGACACCAGCGGATATCCGGCGCTGCCCGCGCCCGGTGGGTACGGCCCCCCGCCCGCCTACCCGACCGGCGCTTACCCACCGGCGACCTCGGGCTACCCCCCGGCCTACGGCACTCCGGGCTACTGCGTTCCGACCTACGGTGTGCCGATGGTTCCGGGCTATCCGGTCGGTCCGCGCAACGGCATGGGCACCGCTGCTCTGGTGCTCGGAATCATCGGCGTTGTCTTCTGCTGGAACTTCATCGGGTTCATCCTCGGGATCCTCGCCGTCATCTTCGGTGCCGTCGGGCTGGGCCGGGTCAAGAGCGGCGAGGCGACCAATCGAGGAGCGGCGATGGCCGGTCTCGTCCTGGGAATCATCGCCGCCGTGCTGCTGATCGTCGTGTTCGTCGCTGTGCTCGGCTCCGTCGGTTTCGGCATCTACACCAACTCCTGA